Sequence from the Phragmites australis chromosome 6, lpPhrAust1.1, whole genome shotgun sequence genome:
CAAGAAGGAGCTGCTGCTCGAGTCAAGATCGGTGATCAGAAGCATAATGTCAACTCAAGAAAATGCACTCGGATGTTGCTTTTGAGAAACAAAAGAACTAGAATATGCTTTCTTTTGAGCTTCCACTGAAATTTGCTGCAAAGTGGGAAATCTTATTCTTACcctgaaaacaaaaatgtaAGTGGTATCAAGTTTTGGTTCAGGTTGAGAACCAATGTGTTGTGAAACATTCACTCCAACCATGCAGCTAAACGATAAATTTCATGAATCATAAGCATTCAAAAGGTACAATTTTAGGTACCTGAAGCAATAACTATGTAAAATGGACATAATGTCACATTCTAAATATATGGGATTGTTAGAATGTACTGGAATGTATGATATGTATTGAGTCTCGTGCACTGTttatatagaatatataatagCTTAGATATCAGACAATACTATAGATAAGATGAAAACAAATCATATTTTACCATAACAGTAGGATCCTACCAAATCCTTACTATATAAACACAAGGGGACAAGGACATACAACATGGCAGTATGAGAGTTCTTCAACTCCAAGGCCACATCCTGTTAACGTTatcaaaaagaaaatttaaGGGTAAACAGTGTGTATCAAACAACATATCTTTCAGCAGCTAGATGGCGTTAGGAGGTGCATTGGGTCCTCATTAGGACTCCATGAAGAAGAGTTCACATCAAGTATTGGTGTTTGACATATCAACTAATCTCAAAGATTTATTAGGTTGACATAATACATTTAAAACACCATTTGTGATTGTTGACAATCTATTTAATGTTTAGGGTCAATATTTTATGGAAGTCAATAATGCCCATTTTCTGTAGTTATTGCTTCAGATACCTGAACTGAGCTGCAGGATCGCGACAATTAATGAACAACTGGTAGGATGCAAACTAGTGGCAGGTTCAGGATTTTCAACTTGATATTAcgttatatatttatatgtagtCATATCTATTCGAATGGTTGAGAGGGAGTCAGAGTTCTCACAGCGATGTGTGTTGTATTCGTGGACGCCGGCGTCGGAGATTTGTCAATGGCATCCTCATCAGAACTATATTCAGATGTCAACCCTGCGTCAGTTTTACGAGCTCTAGATTGAACCTTTAGATTAGAAAACCCGTCCTCCAACTCATCCTTATTATCGGAATTCGCACTGGCTTAAGAGAAAAAACTCCTACTCCACATTAGTTGGCTAGATGAAAATAACAATTGGAATGCAGATAGCTTTGGTTGATGACAGCAATCCACTTTACAATAATCTTCCTCACAATGTCATTCTACGTTCTTTGCATATGCATTTAGCAGTACCCCAAGATTTGCACAACCACAGATGCTCACAATTTGGTGGGTGCAGAGCCTAAATTAACAGGAAACAGTTGGCCGACTCTTGTATACATATTCAACATATGTCCCAACATGTAGTACTTAGTACTTGCCAGTCGGAGCATACCATTGAGGTATTGCGGCCATAAGTGACAAAGCAAAAGTCTTTGTTATAGGACCATGGATGTATACATACAGCCATCAGTGCAAGTTGGGAAGAAACCATTCGCTTCTTTAGTATTTTTAGTTATTGTTGAAATGAAGTTGAATCAAGCACCTAGGAATAGTTATAAGTTTCACATTGTGCCATCAGAGGAAGCTAAATTAGCATCAATTTAAGCATTGTGCTAAAAAACCTACACAAGGAAGAATCTCCCAAGCATTGCATACCGCACCGTCAAGGCCGATATACCATATGAAGTCTTTTCTCCCTAACTGACAAGGCTAGGGTTTCCCTATTTTTCATGACCCATGATGAGGCAAAAGTTTCTTTGTTCGTGACCGACGAGGCCAAACACCTTTCGAGACTTCATTATGAGATCTGCATGACAAGGCCGGACACCATTTTTTCCATACTTCTTCTGGCACTCCACATTTTCTTTATTGTGTTTATGTATATTCGAAGAtaacttttattttatttggagaTGATGCCATCAATGTAGAATAATGGGAGGTATTTTATTTGGAGATACCTTTATTTGTTTCATATATCACTATACTAAAGTTTGTAAATAATATAGAAAACGGAACATATAAACATAATCTGCAAAAAAACATTGATATTTAGAATATTTGGGCACTATAGTGCACAACATTGTGGATTGCATGTACATCAAACAACAATCTCATGTACCAAATACTAACCAAAACTCAGATTCAATATCAAACAACAATATGATCATATAACCGAAACTAAGCCAACTATTTATGAAtacaatcattagtgatgagtcataacttgatccgtcactaatgactgacctaggatgacccactactgatgagttagtcattagtgactggttaCAAcatgacacatcactaatgatgattgACCTAGGATGACGCATCACCCACCGTCTATTAGTACtatattgctaatggaggtggAGATGCGGGGtttcccctatatatatgcaaggaccccAGCTCTTTGGGTACGTAAAaaacatagactgctaattgagaggaGCCTTAAAATTGGGAATGCTCTCAttatgtgagtctatataagagttatgGTTTTTGCCTCTTTCTGTTGTGTTGCCGCTGTAGTTTGCTCCATCCTGACGTTGACGTGCACCGGCAACTGGAAGAGCATGTCTCTGAAACcatcgctcttgagatcttacactaagagaggacgaataaggtttttaggaagcGTTCCGCGCGACTGTTCAAGTTCTTCATCACGGCTCATCTTTCTGGTCGCTTGGGCGCTGCCCACTGTCATCGTCAATAATTTCGGTGCATCATCAGCCGGATCGATCGTGGCATCAATATGGTGCAActagcatcttcagcaaccttcaCAGCGCAGGACGAGTatgtaaaaatcatgttactcgtaTTTTATTCCTGCGAtttctaattttgagtatagtagatctagtcatttgTTATGTTTTCGTATACATATCTACATTATACTTTGGTAATATAATCATATCAGTTTATTGATTTTtacttataaattatttatagattaaattaaacataacaATACCTTATATTCCAACACGCTCCAGTCCCGCCGTCTGCCGTTGTCGTCTGGGTAGACCGGAGTCCGTCGGTGGGCGGCGTTGCTTTACAGCCCTCTTCCACCAGGGGCTGGTCTGTCACTCTATCGGCATCGAATCGTGTCAGCAGTGTGCGTGACGGCCGCTTCACTGGACGCCTTACCACTTTCCCTTGcatcctcccctcctccttgcTCCTACCATAAACCACTTCCCCCACTCCACACTGCCACACACACCGCCTCCCCCAGTCCCCCCTCTCACTTCTagctctctgctctctctggaAGTTCTTGTGATCGGAACGGCGGGCAGATCGGCATGGCGGACTGGGGCCCTGTGGTGGTGGGGGTGGTGCTGTTCGTGCTGCTCTCGCCGGGGCTGCTGTGCGAGCTCCCCGGCTCCCACCGCCACGTCGACTTCGGCGGCTTCCGCACCAACGGCAAGGCCATCTTCGTTCACACCCTCATCTTCTTCGCCGCCTTCACCATCCTCACTCTCGCGCTCCACGTCCACATCTACACTTGATAGATAGCTAGCTACCTTGGTTGATCTGGACAGGAAATCAGATCAGAAAGCACGGCGCCCTTCTGTCGTCTGTTCctagctcatcttcttcttttggtACTAGTGTACTactggtgtgtgtgtgtgtgtacaaGGTGATCTGCTGGAACAAGTACTGATTGTGGGAAGTAATCGTATCTGTCTGTTCGAAGCAAATTTAATAGTTTCTTGCCCTctctttatcttctttttccatGATAAGATTCATGCTAGACCATTTTCCTCTTACCCGTATCACCTAGACAACTAGCTAGCAAGCGATCGATCCAGGACCACTCGATAGTTCGATTAATTTAGCTTCGTATACATGCTCGGGGTGCGAGTATCAATCGCAGCTTCTGGAAGTGAACAAGAAAACAGAAAGGAAAATCGTTCCTGTGGCAAGGAACCACGACTTTTCATCTTCTTTGGGGGAGAGGAAAACTTTCCTTCAGAACCATGTGATTTCCAGCTTCTTTTTTAGGCGAATATTTCCAGCTCTTTCAAGGACTGACCAATGAAGTATCGAAACTAAATGCCTCGTTCTATCTACTCTATTCGGTTATCTGGGTGAAATGGTCGCTTCAGTTTGTGATGTGTGCTGAATTCTGAAGCAGGATGGCAATCGTAGttagtttccttttcttttcaccTCTCTCTAGCTAGAGATGCAGTGACGATTTCCATCGTCAGTCTTACAATAACTACTACATCCGTTTCGGGCAAATTTGCTATAGTAAGAACAGCTCTAACCTAATTTCTAAAGAAATTGTGAGTCTCCTGTGTCCATTTTTTTAATCAGacatctccttcctcttctcatTCTCTCTCTAAGTGGAAGTCATGGATGGGAGGGAGAGAAGTAGCTAAAGGGATTGGTCaaggcaaaaatctaaaaatagataatatatcaaacTGTATTTAAAAAGTAGacaatataatattatatttacaaatatagCAAGTGTATTTGGCATGTGGTGTGCAAAAATTAAGTTTTCGACACACGATGTTCTGAAAATATATAGAACAAATAGTATTGCCGATCGGCACATCATGTACCAAATACGTCTAGATGccctatattcggcacatggcatgccatattcggcacatcataTTCTGAAAACAACCTGCTCCCCGTCTTGCCTGTCGGTCGGCTCCCT
This genomic interval carries:
- the LOC133922098 gene encoding uncharacterized protein LOC133922098, with translation MADWGPVVVGVVLFVLLSPGLLCELPGSHRHVDFGGFRTNGKAIFVHTLIFFAAFTILTLALHVHIYT